The Neobacillus sp. PS3-34 genome has a window encoding:
- a CDS encoding winged helix-turn-helix domain-containing protein codes for MYKIELDFAPAYELITSLYFYINKDRLKIYELGTEWKKKVDERLRPAFKETLKDKRLEVLHRISLLVHKCPGKRTPENFINWFKELSPSELYDCMLPWVQSVPRDMLDLHEHLVYLFHEWNEQYFRHIDSNILEALEQDARDKEALLNTMNADDIVEYSTNGISIQSERIQKILLVPQYHYAPSSVIDYYDGFITCLYPIELEENTPFIKKRVTHYFNSLSDPNRILVLKSLYSKQRTFKELAEITKLAKSNLHYHLAMLRSAGLIRAHHSSERVESYSLRLETVDSMQNKLLSYITEERL; via the coding sequence ATGAGTTGATTACCAGCTTATACTTTTATATTAATAAAGACCGATTGAAAATTTATGAACTCGGCACTGAATGGAAAAAGAAAGTAGATGAAAGACTTAGACCAGCGTTTAAGGAAACTTTAAAAGATAAGCGCCTTGAGGTTCTTCATCGTATCAGCCTGCTCGTTCACAAGTGTCCTGGAAAGAGAACGCCAGAAAACTTTATAAATTGGTTTAAGGAATTATCTCCTTCTGAATTGTATGACTGCATGCTTCCCTGGGTACAGTCTGTTCCAAGAGATATGCTTGACTTGCATGAACATTTGGTTTACCTGTTTCATGAATGGAATGAACAATATTTCAGGCATATTGATTCAAATATCCTTGAAGCTCTGGAACAAGATGCAAGGGATAAAGAAGCCCTGCTGAATACAATGAATGCTGATGATATCGTGGAATATAGTACGAACGGAATTAGCATTCAATCGGAGCGTATACAAAAAATTCTTCTGGTCCCTCAATACCATTATGCTCCTTCAAGTGTCATTGATTATTATGACGGGTTTATAACCTGCTTATATCCTATTGAGCTTGAAGAAAATACCCCATTTATAAAGAAAAGGGTGACTCATTACTTTAATAGTTTGTCAGATCCAAATCGGATTTTAGTTCTTAAGAGTCTTTATTCAAAACAACGAACCTTTAAGGAGCTGGCGGAAATAACTAAATTGGCGAAGAGCAATTTGCATTATCATCTTGCCATGCTCAGGTCTGCCGGGCTAATTAGAGCACATCATTCAAGTGAAAGAGTTGAAAGCTACAGTCTTCGATTAGAAACGGTAGATAGTATGCAAAATAAATTGCTCTCTTACATTACGGAAGAACGCTTATGA
- a CDS encoding MFS transporter: MVASLFFSAFILFGFALHSFPIVLMILTIIKGFTISFFDPCSKALIGDLTESKKRLKVFSMKYFCGNLGFAIGRLSVPFGG, translated from the coding sequence ATGGTTGCTTCTTTATTCTTTTCTGCTTTCATTCTGTTTGGTTTTGCTCTCCATTCCTTTCCTATCGTGCTAATGATATTAACCATTATTAAAGGATTTACAATATCGTTTTTTGATCCTTGTTCCAAGGCCTTGATTGGAGATTTGACGGAGAGTAAAAAGCGGCTTAAAGTATTCTCGATGAAATATTTTTGTGGGAATCTGGGGTTTGCTATTGGCCGATTATCGGTACCATTTGGGGGTTAA
- a CDS encoding MFS transporter has translation MKESIKALAKDKVLFLFLLGGILATTVHGQFSVTLSQYFYEDFKQGLKFLGILWSSHSLVIIFLSIPISRYMEKKSPLHSISIGTLMFATGIVGFWLSFNFLTLLFSMIVFTIGETFLIPAEYAIIDEITPDNIRGSYYGAVSFTTLGSFIGPGLSGLLLTVFNSHIMFLFLLIVSLFSILFYLWGIHLNLKKHQIQPRFSPENTN, from the coding sequence ATGAAAGAGTCCATTAAGGCACTGGCAAAAGACAAGGTTCTATTTTTATTCCTGCTTGGAGGGATACTGGCTACAACAGTACATGGCCAATTTTCGGTCACTCTTTCCCAATATTTTTATGAGGATTTTAAACAAGGACTGAAATTTTTAGGGATTTTATGGTCTTCCCATTCACTTGTTATCATTTTTTTAAGCATTCCCATATCAAGGTACATGGAAAAAAAATCACCTTTACATTCTATCTCAATAGGAACCCTCATGTTTGCTACAGGAATTGTAGGGTTTTGGTTATCTTTTAATTTTCTAACCTTATTATTTTCGATGATTGTTTTTACAATAGGGGAAACTTTTCTTATCCCTGCGGAATATGCCATAATTGATGAAATAACTCCTGATAATATCAGAGGAAGCTATTACGGGGCGGTTAGCTTTACAACGCTCGGTTCATTTATCGGACCTGGATTATCAGGCTTGCTGTTAACTGTATTTAATAGCCATATTATGTTTTTATTTTTACTAATCGTTTCTCTCTTTAGTATCTTATTTTATTTGTGGGGGATCCACTTAAATTTGAAAAAGCATCAAATTCAACCTCGTTTTTCCCCTGAAAATACGAATTAA
- a CDS encoding OsmC family protein gives MAEHRFHLKANWPGLRNDVGTIEAGNLITKVSIPPEMDGPGIGTNPDEMLLGAAATCYIITLAAMMERSHLQKQQLTMESEGIVDVTRGVITYKRITHHPLIVLKHDASEKDHELAQTLAEKAEKSCMISRALQGNVIIEVKPAIMNGSL, from the coding sequence ATGGCAGAGCACCGATTTCATTTAAAAGCAAACTGGCCGGGTTTGAGAAACGATGTAGGAACTATCGAAGCAGGTAATTTAATTACAAAGGTATCGATCCCGCCGGAAATGGATGGTCCCGGCATAGGTACCAATCCAGATGAAATGCTACTAGGGGCTGCGGCAACCTGTTATATTATTACACTCGCTGCGATGATGGAACGGAGTCATTTGCAGAAACAACAATTAACAATGGAATCGGAAGGAATTGTTGATGTGACTCGTGGAGTTATTACTTATAAAAGAATTACTCATCACCCTCTTATTGTTTTAAAGCATGACGCGAGTGAAAAAGACCATGAACTGGCACAAACACTGGCTGAAAAAGCCGAAAAATCCTGCATGATTAGCCGGGCGCTTCAAGGCAATGTAATTATTGAAGTCAAGCCTGCTATCATGAATGGATCCTTATAA
- a CDS encoding alpha/beta fold hydrolase has product MVFVHGGPESQIRAVYNPFLQYFLSRGYAVCTPNVRGSTGYGKSYTHLDDARKRMDSVKDLTALVKWLKEEGNADPDKIAVMGRSYGGFMVLAAITHYPELWSAAIDIVGISSFRTFLENTSVWRRKLREDEYGSIENDGDFFDEIDPLHRTKDIQCPVMVLHGANDPRVPIEETEQIVDELNSRNHPVKYIRFEDEGHFFVKLKNNITAYTGVADFLDEYIGKVATTVVE; this is encoded by the coding sequence GTGGTATTTGTCCATGGAGGTCCGGAATCTCAAATTCGCGCGGTTTATAATCCTTTCCTACAATATTTCCTGAGTCGGGGGTATGCGGTATGCACCCCAAATGTAAGAGGGAGCACAGGTTACGGGAAAAGCTATACCCATTTGGATGATGCCAGAAAAAGGATGGATTCTGTTAAGGATTTGACTGCCCTTGTGAAGTGGCTTAAAGAGGAAGGTAATGCGGACCCTGATAAAATTGCTGTAATGGGGCGCAGCTATGGAGGATTTATGGTTCTCGCAGCTATTACCCATTATCCGGAATTATGGTCTGCGGCGATCGATATCGTCGGAATATCCAGCTTCAGGACGTTCCTGGAAAACACCAGTGTATGGCGCCGTAAGCTTAGAGAAGACGAGTATGGCAGCATTGAAAATGATGGCGATTTCTTTGATGAGATTGACCCGCTCCATCGCACAAAAGACATTCAATGCCCAGTTATGGTACTTCACGGAGCAAACGACCCGCGGGTGCCAATAGAAGAAACAGAGCAAATTGTAGATGAATTAAATAGCAGAAACCACCCTGTTAAATACATCCGGTTTGAAGATGAAGGGCATTTCTTTGTGAAGCTTAAGAATAATATTACTGCCTATACCGGTGTGGCTGACTTCCTTGATGAATACATTGGGAAGGTTGCAACGACTGTGGTTGAGTAG
- a CDS encoding M20/M25/M40 family metallo-hydrolase, with translation MVNPQLDELRLYTKELVTDSVEILKEYLSFPTISAQGTAIPETVEYVVKMVHDAGGEAQVLDNLGGNPVVYASFEAGEKGDDTKTLLFYNHYDVQPPDPLDEWNSEPFSPVIKDGVLFARGVADNKGDLVARLTAIKVLQKAGGGLPCNIKFLIEGEEEIGSPSLAPYLREYKELFKADACIWEFGGKDAEERINMVAGIKGMAYLELSCKGADIDMHSSVGAYVDNAAWRLVQALATMKNQENEILVEGFYEGIIPPTEEEKQAVQALPFDEEAVSKLYGLKRPLITAVKGQDPREAMVFHPTMTICGLVSGYTGDGTKTVLPKNAKAKIDCRLVPGQDPDHILECIKKHLQKHGFHDIEATLVNGQKAYRSNYKHPFVKHVIDTANEVYPAGTVLAPNSAGTGPMFEFGAQLQLPIVSTGVGWIQSKAHAPNESIRLEDFEQGIVHMAYMLSGFASALKETHESIEA, from the coding sequence ATGGTTAATCCACAATTGGACGAGCTAAGACTTTATACGAAAGAGTTAGTTACGGATTCTGTTGAAATTTTAAAGGAATATTTATCATTTCCGACGATCTCTGCTCAAGGAACTGCTATCCCGGAAACAGTCGAATATGTTGTGAAAATGGTTCATGATGCTGGCGGTGAGGCGCAGGTGCTGGATAATTTAGGGGGAAATCCGGTAGTTTATGCAAGTTTCGAAGCTGGTGAAAAGGGTGATGATACTAAAACATTATTATTTTATAATCATTATGATGTTCAGCCTCCTGATCCTTTGGATGAATGGAATTCAGAACCGTTTAGTCCTGTGATTAAAGATGGTGTTCTTTTTGCCAGAGGAGTTGCCGATAATAAAGGTGATTTGGTTGCCCGTTTGACTGCAATTAAAGTTCTGCAAAAAGCAGGTGGCGGGCTGCCTTGCAATATTAAATTTTTAATAGAAGGCGAAGAAGAAATTGGAAGTCCGAGTCTTGCTCCGTATTTGAGAGAATATAAGGAATTATTTAAGGCTGATGCTTGTATTTGGGAATTTGGCGGAAAAGACGCCGAAGAAAGAATCAATATGGTTGCTGGAATAAAAGGAATGGCGTATTTAGAGCTTAGCTGCAAGGGTGCGGATATTGACATGCACTCCTCGGTTGGAGCCTATGTAGATAATGCAGCATGGAGATTGGTTCAGGCTCTCGCAACAATGAAAAATCAAGAGAATGAAATTTTAGTAGAAGGCTTTTATGAAGGTATAATCCCGCCGACTGAGGAAGAAAAGCAAGCGGTCCAAGCTCTGCCTTTCGATGAAGAGGCAGTAAGCAAGCTTTATGGATTAAAGCGGCCTCTTATTACGGCGGTTAAAGGCCAGGATCCAAGAGAAGCAATGGTTTTTCATCCGACAATGACGATCTGTGGTCTAGTCAGCGGATATACCGGTGATGGAACCAAAACCGTTCTTCCAAAAAATGCGAAGGCTAAAATAGATTGCCGATTGGTACCTGGGCAGGACCCGGATCATATTTTGGAATGCATTAAAAAGCACCTGCAAAAACACGGATTCCATGATATAGAGGCAACTCTTGTAAATGGCCAAAAAGCTTACCGATCAAATTATAAACATCCGTTTGTAAAACATGTAATTGACACCGCAAACGAAGTATACCCAGCTGGAACCGTACTCGCTCCAAATTCTGCCGGTACTGGACCAATGTTTGAATTCGGTGCACAGCTGCAGCTTCCAATCGTCAGCACAGGAGTAGGCTGGATCCAATCCAAGGCACATGCTCCAAATGAATCAATCCGCCTTGAAGATTTTGAACAGGGGATTGTCCATATGGCTTATATGCTGTCCGGTTTCGCTTCTGCACTCAAGGAAACACACGAAAGCATTGAAGCATAA
- a CDS encoding peptidase dimerization domain-containing protein, translating to MISDIQTPNDPKTTFNVGTINGGTSVNTISASANMLIDMRSVSPVALTELEDQVITILKKAAEEENKRWDTDQIQVDIKLVGDTGGFTARRQHHCSSFPGFCKCTWV from the coding sequence ATGATAAGTGACATTCAAACTCCAAATGATCCAAAGACAACGTTTAATGTTGGAACCATCAATGGTGGAACGTCAGTCAATACGATTTCAGCGAGTGCTAATATGCTTATTGATATGCGGTCTGTTTCTCCTGTTGCATTAACAGAACTAGAGGACCAGGTCATTACCATTCTAAAAAAAGCGGCTGAAGAGGAAAATAAACGATGGGATACCGATCAAATTCAAGTTGACATTAAACTAGTCGGTGACACCGGCGGGTTCACAGCCAGAAGACAGCATCATTGTTCAAGCTTCCCTGGCTTCTGCAAATGTACTTGGGTTTGA
- a CDS encoding M20/M25/M40 family metallo-hydrolase, with translation MGNSAINTGKKALELISDETNKIFEKLLSDSKVRIGLDFLKEDNKNTTAEQISITAIAAPTFQEQERGLDYKQRLVEYGLENVEIDSQGNVFGIRRGKGIGPKLVVSSHLDTVFPEGTDVVAKERDGRIYAPGISDNGRGLAAVLTLLRAIEKADIHTEGDIIFGATVGEEGLGDLNGVKALFEKNLDIDGFISIEPGSPERITYLATGSRRYRVTYTGLADIVLGILELQVQSTLWEERLR, from the coding sequence ATGGGCAATAGTGCAATAAACACTGGTAAAAAAGCATTGGAACTAATCTCGGATGAAACAAATAAAATCTTTGAAAAATTATTAAGTGACTCAAAGGTAAGGATAGGGCTGGATTTCCTTAAGGAAGATAACAAAAATACCACAGCCGAGCAAATCTCCATTACGGCTATAGCTGCCCCGACTTTTCAGGAGCAGGAACGCGGTCTGGATTATAAGCAAAGGTTAGTAGAGTATGGTTTGGAGAATGTAGAGATAGATAGTCAAGGAAATGTATTTGGCATTCGGCGAGGAAAGGGAATAGGGCCAAAGCTGGTTGTTTCCTCTCACCTTGACACCGTGTTTCCTGAAGGAACGGACGTTGTAGCAAAAGAGCGGGATGGGAGGATTTATGCACCAGGAATTTCTGATAATGGAAGAGGGTTAGCGGCTGTTCTTACCCTTTTAAGGGCTATTGAAAAAGCTGATATACATACTGAAGGGGACATCATCTTTGGCGCTACTGTTGGTGAAGAAGGACTAGGCGATTTAAATGGGGTTAAGGCGCTTTTCGAGAAAAATCTGGATATCGATGGCTTTATTTCGATAGAACCTGGCAGTCCTGAACGTATTACTTACCTTGCCACAGGAAGCCGCAGATACAGAGTAACCTACACAGGCCTGGCGGACATAGTTTTGGGGATTTTGGAACTCCAAGTGCAATCCACGCTTTGGGAAGAGCGGTTGCGATGA
- the fdhD gene encoding formate dehydrogenase accessory sulfurtransferase FdhD codes for MSNIELQNETTFTITRFQDGELLKVDDTIVTEFPITIKLNQEEFATLVCTPEYLEDMVIGFLASENVIKNINDIDDLWIEEGRGFAHVTVKNKPDLYEQFRSKRYITSCCGMSRQGFYFVNDALTVKKLHHINLTLTPKDCISMMEVLQEQASTFMRTGGVHNAVLCGSDGLQLLRMDIGRHNALDKLYGHCVKNSISTDDKVLVFSGRISSEILIKASKMGCCIVLSKSAPTELALEMANKLGITTVGFIRNQSFNIYTHDWRIVEGLKE; via the coding sequence GTGAGTAATATCGAACTCCAGAATGAAACCACTTTTACGATTACTCGTTTTCAAGATGGGGAATTATTGAAAGTCGACGACACAATCGTAACTGAATTTCCAATCACCATTAAATTGAACCAGGAAGAATTTGCAACACTTGTCTGTACACCGGAATACTTGGAGGACATGGTCATCGGGTTTCTGGCATCGGAGAATGTGATAAAAAATATTAATGATATCGATGATTTATGGATTGAAGAAGGGCGTGGTTTTGCTCATGTCACTGTTAAAAATAAACCTGATTTGTATGAACAATTCCGGTCCAAAAGATATATAACCTCATGCTGCGGTATGTCCCGACAAGGCTTTTATTTTGTTAACGATGCACTCACAGTGAAAAAACTGCATCATATCAATCTGACATTAACCCCAAAAGATTGTATTTCGATGATGGAGGTATTGCAGGAACAGGCATCCACCTTTATGAGGACAGGCGGAGTCCATAATGCAGTTTTATGTGGGAGTGATGGGCTGCAGCTATTGCGAATGGATATCGGAAGACATAATGCCCTTGATAAATTGTATGGACACTGTGTGAAAAACTCAATATCTACTGATGATAAGGTTCTCGTATTCAGCGGTCGCATATCGAGTGAGATTTTAATTAAAGCCTCCAAAATGGGATGCTGCATAGTCCTCTCAAAGTCTGCTCCGACTGAGCTCGCTCTTGAAATGGCAAACAAGCTGGGAATCACGACCGTTGGATTTATCCGGAATCAAAGCTTCAATATTTATACCCATGATTGGAGAATTGTGGAGGGTTTAAAGGAATAA
- a CDS encoding phosphate-starvation-inducible PsiE family protein, with product MENRILKFVVTKFSLAVRSFNLIVLLVLLGFLMVRQTYSIGVLAIYHSNDVHLILEQVVNFFLYFAFFTMIVTYFKNGEYFQLRNLIYIGITATLRFIIVNRSDAFQNLLLSIVILLLIFSYLLLTPSKKRFRSYLKAKRRKRDEQKGASI from the coding sequence ATGGAAAACCGTATACTAAAATTCGTTGTGACGAAGTTTTCCCTGGCAGTCAGAAGTTTTAATTTGATTGTCTTGCTTGTTCTTTTGGGATTTTTAATGGTCAGGCAAACGTATTCAATAGGTGTTTTGGCTATTTACCATTCAAATGATGTTCATTTGATTTTAGAGCAGGTCGTAAACTTTTTTCTTTATTTTGCTTTTTTCACGATGATTGTTACCTATTTTAAAAACGGAGAATATTTTCAGTTGCGAAATTTGATTTATATCGGAATTACTGCAACACTACGGTTTATTATTGTCAATCGTTCAGATGCTTTTCAAAACCTGCTTTTATCGATTGTTATTCTTCTGTTGATTTTCAGCTATCTTTTATTAACTCCTTCAAAGAAGAGATTTCGCAGTTACCTTAAGGCAAAAAGGAGGAAAAGAGATGAGCAAAAAGGAGCATCAATTTAA
- a CDS encoding DUF1641 domain-containing protein, giving the protein MGKPISTIAMDEKSNEQIKQESVDGLVHFAAENSAGLKQTIELIQELHESGILEIFVSLVQAKEKVAKIAIDQMVRPPVTNMINNGMAAAGALSELEPEFTKKLVTGLTSGMKKAEDGLKSGQKAGVIDLLKAMKDPDINRTILFGINLLKGIGEGLK; this is encoded by the coding sequence ATGGGAAAACCGATTTCTACTATTGCAATGGATGAAAAATCAAATGAACAAATAAAGCAGGAGTCAGTTGATGGACTTGTCCATTTTGCGGCAGAAAATTCTGCAGGATTGAAACAAACGATCGAACTTATTCAGGAACTACATGAAAGTGGAATCCTAGAGATATTCGTATCATTGGTGCAGGCAAAAGAAAAGGTAGCAAAAATTGCGATTGATCAAATGGTTCGCCCACCGGTCACGAATATGATTAATAATGGTATGGCAGCTGCAGGCGCATTAAGTGAACTGGAACCGGAATTTACGAAAAAATTAGTAACGGGTCTTACCAGTGGCATGAAAAAAGCAGAGGATGGATTGAAAAGCGGTCAAAAAGCAGGCGTTATCGATCTTTTAAAAGCAATGAAGGACCCCGATATTAATCGTACTATTTTATTTGGCATTAATCTTTTAAAGGGAATTGGTGAAGGATTAAAATAA
- the opp4C gene encoding oligopeptide ABC transporter permease: MERNSELHRVKKPEKINSPFRIALKRFMKNKLAVAGIIVLLLIVLSVIFAPLLTDQSPTKSNLLLVEKPPSADHPLGNDSSGRDNFARLLYGGRISLVVGFSAMLFTLIIGVTLGSIAGYYGGKVDAIIMRAADMILVLPFLVLVLTVVAILEKINIGIFVSIIALTSWPNLTRIIRGTYLSLREQEFVLGAKAIGASDFRIIFKHFIPNAIGPIVVNASLMMATYIIVESALSFIGFGIPQPTATWGNMISEAQSLRILRNSPAAWIPPGLAILVTVLCINFIGDGLRDALDPKSNKR, translated from the coding sequence TTGGAAAGAAATTCAGAATTACATAGGGTAAAAAAACCGGAAAAGATAAATTCCCCTTTCCGAATTGCCCTCAAACGATTTATGAAAAATAAACTGGCTGTTGCGGGAATAATTGTTTTATTACTCATCGTTTTGTCTGTTATTTTTGCACCACTGCTGACAGATCAAAGCCCGACCAAATCGAATCTGTTATTGGTTGAAAAGCCGCCAAGCGCTGATCATCCATTAGGGAATGACAGTTCAGGAAGAGATAACTTTGCCCGCTTGTTATACGGTGGTCGTATATCCCTTGTTGTTGGATTTAGTGCGATGCTTTTCACCCTTATTATTGGAGTGACACTCGGTTCAATCGCAGGATATTATGGCGGGAAGGTTGACGCTATCATTATGCGTGCTGCAGACATGATCCTTGTTTTGCCATTCCTTGTGCTTGTCCTGACTGTGGTCGCTATCCTGGAAAAAATAAATATTGGCATTTTTGTATCGATTATTGCACTGACCTCGTGGCCAAATCTAACAAGAATTATACGAGGGACTTATTTATCATTAAGGGAACAGGAATTTGTACTAGGTGCAAAAGCGATTGGAGCCAGTGATTTCCGTATTATTTTTAAGCATTTTATCCCAAATGCCATAGGGCCAATTGTTGTTAATGCGTCTCTCATGATGGCAACGTATATTATTGTTGAATCAGCCTTAAGCTTTATTGGCTTTGGTATCCCTCAGCCTACTGCCACATGGGGAAATATGATTTCTGAGGCACAAAGTTTGCGCATTTTGCGTAATAGTCCGGCTGCCTGGATTCCTCCCGGTTTAGCTATTTTAGTAACGGTGCTATGCATCAACTTTATTGGGGATGGCCTTCGAGATGCTTTGGATCCTAAGAGTAATAAGCGATAA
- a CDS encoding ABC transporter permease — translation MYKYLIRRILIFIPMLLALTVIVFGLIEAAPGDPFSGKLDPKVDKAVYEKQREALGLNDPFYVQYFHWLEDVVKGDFGDSYVYKGRSVTELISERMDNTFYLAIFTLFITIIVSIPIGIYSARHPYSIFDYGATAFGFFGFAVPSFFFGLVAIYLFSINLGWFPSQGTVSSPDGAGFSLFADKLHHLVLPGLTLGLGGTATYMRFMRSEVLDVLASDYIRTARAKGMTEKNVLYKQTLRNALIPIVTLLGFEIGNLLSGAVITEGVYQYPGLGTLFINSITNRDYPVIMAMNLMLGFFILLGNLLADVFYSVVDPRIRYD, via the coding sequence GTGTACAAGTATCTCATACGAAGAATTCTCATATTTATCCCTATGCTTTTAGCCTTAACTGTTATTGTATTCGGACTTATTGAAGCAGCACCTGGTGATCCATTTTCAGGTAAATTGGATCCAAAGGTCGATAAGGCAGTTTATGAAAAACAGAGAGAGGCACTTGGATTAAATGATCCTTTTTATGTTCAATATTTTCATTGGCTAGAGGATGTGGTTAAAGGGGATTTTGGAGATTCCTATGTCTATAAGGGACGAAGTGTTACGGAGTTAATCAGCGAAAGAATGGATAATACTTTTTATCTCGCAATCTTTACTTTGTTTATTACCATCATAGTATCTATACCAATTGGAATTTATTCCGCCCGGCATCCATATTCCATATTTGATTACGGGGCTACCGCATTTGGGTTCTTCGGATTCGCCGTACCGAGTTTCTTCTTTGGATTAGTGGCAATTTATTTATTTTCTATCAATCTTGGATGGTTCCCATCACAAGGTACTGTTTCATCGCCAGATGGAGCAGGATTTTCCTTATTTGCAGACAAACTGCACCATCTGGTGTTGCCAGGATTAACTCTCGGCCTTGGTGGGACTGCAACTTATATGCGCTTCATGAGATCGGAAGTGCTCGACGTTCTGGCAAGTGATTATATCCGGACAGCGAGGGCAAAAGGGATGACAGAAAAAAATGTATTGTATAAACAAACTCTTCGAAATGCTTTGATTCCTATTGTCACTCTTTTGGGTTTTGAAATTGGTAACCTTTTAAGCGGGGCAGTTATTACTGAAGGAGTCTATCAATACCCGGGATTGGGAACTCTGTTTATCAATTCAATTACGAACCGTGATTATCCGGTCATAATGGCAATGAATCTCATGCTTGGCTTCTTCATTTTACTTGGAAACCTTTTGGCGGATGTATTCTATAGTGTCGTAGATCCAAGAATCCGATACGATTGA